From a single Rosa rugosa chromosome 7, drRosRugo1.1, whole genome shotgun sequence genomic region:
- the LOC133721305 gene encoding cytochrome P450 714A1-like encodes MEEGLELAVLVCWSVLLLGVLSLLMRFLSQMWLKPARIRSVLSKQGIRGPRPSFLVGNVPEMQKIQSNTTNMITRQKQPSDIDGQRVQHNWDSSMFPYLQQWAREYGAVFLYSTGAKQHLYVSDPKLLRELKLHNSLDLGRPTYLSKPLKPLLGNGLIVANGHEWAYQRKLIAPEFFLDKVKGMVGLMEESTMALLETWESRILESESSIVEMRIDQDLKKLSADIISRACFGSSYSQGNQIFAKIAFLQDALSKPNLLFGFLNFRFFRTETDKKIRSMNKEVDAMLLKLVKDRRAQSELGGVYEKDLLEMILESAARDSTDMPHYRHKTDRFILDNCRNIYFAGSETTALTVSWTLMLLSLHPEWQERIRSEIVEVCGDHELYHCLQDMDTLRKFKTLTMVILESLRLYGPGVIAAREARTNMKLGDLDVPEGIHMWVFYPALHRDSQNWGPDANEFKPERFANGVSESCKYPQAYMPFGFGTRLCIGQTFAMLQLKIVLSLILSKYSFSLSPNYRHSPVYKMLLLPEHGIRLIVRRVQ; translated from the exons ATGGAGGAGGGTCTAGAGTTAGCAGTACTGGTGTGTTGGTCAGTTTTGTTGCTCGGTGTATTGAGCTTGTTGATGAGATTTCTTAGCCAGATGTGGCTGAAGCCTGCAAGGATACGATCGGTGCTTTCGAAACAAGGCATCCGAGGGCCACGGCCTTCGTTTCTGGTTGGGAACGTTCCGGAGATGCAAAAGATTCAATCCAACACGACCAACATGATCACCCGGCAGAAACAACCATCTGATATCGATGGTCAACGTGTGCAACACAATTGGGATTCCTCCATGTTTCCTTATCTTCAGCAATGGGCACGTGAGTATG GTGCGGTATTCTTATACTCCACAGGAGCTAAACAACACTTGTATGTGAGCGATCCTAAGTTGTTAAGGGAGCTGAAACTGCACAACTCCTTGGATTTGGGCAGACCAACATATCTGAGTAAGCCTTTAAAGCCATTGCTAGGTAACGGCCTTATTGTAGCTAACGGACATGAATGGGCTTACCAGAGGAAACTTATTGCCCCTGAATTCTTCCTCGACAAAGTTAAG GGCATGGTAGGTTTAATGGAGGAATCAACGATGGCACTACTCGAGACATGGGAGAGCCGAATTCTAGAAAGCGAGTCAAGCATTGTTGAGATGAGGATAGATCAGGATTTGAAGAAACTCTCGGCGGATATCATATCAAGAGCTTGTTTCGGCAGCTCATATTCCCAAGGCAACCAGATTTTTGCAAAGATTGCTTTCTTGCAAGACGCCTTGTCGAAACCTAATTTGCTCTTTGGGTTTCTAAATTTCAG ATTCTTTCGTACTGAGACTGACAAGAAGATAAGAAGCATGAACAAAGAGGTGGATGCTATGTTACTCAAATTAGTGAAGGATCGTCGGGCTCAAAGCGAATTGGGTGGTGTATATGAGAAGGATCTATTAGAAATGATACTTGAAAGTGCTGCTAGAGATAGTACTGACATGCCTCATTATAGACATAAAACAGACCGTTTTATTCTGGACAATTGTAGAAATATCTACTTTGCAGGTTCTGAGACCACTGCTCTTACAGTTTCATGGACCTTGATGCTTCTGTCATTACACCCGGAATGGCAGGAACGTATTCGTTCAGAGATCGTTGAGGTTTGCGGGGATCATGAACTCTACCATTGCTTGCAAGACATGGATACACTCCGCAAGTTCAAAACG CTGACTATGGTGATTCTAGAGAGCCTCCGTCTTTATGGACCAGGAGTCATAGCAGCAAGAGAAGCTCGGACCAACATGAAGTTGGGGGACCTTGATGTCCCGGAAGGCATCCACATGTGGGTCTTCTATCCAGCATTGCACCGTGACTCCCAAAATTGGGGTCCGGATGCTAATGAGTTTAAGCCGGAGAGGTTTGCAAATGGAGTGTCCGAATCATGCAAGTATCCCCAAGCATACATGCCATTTGGTTTCGGGACTCGATTGTGTATAGGTCAGACATTTGCCATGCTACAACTGAAGATAGTACTCTCTCTGATTTTATCCAAGTACTCATTCTCCCTTTCTCCAAACTATCGCCATTCTCCTGTTTATAAGATGTTATTGTTGCCTGAGCATGGAATAAGACTCATTGTTAGGCGTGTGCAGTGA
- the LOC133720884 gene encoding protein PIN-LIKES 6 — protein MERILAVVDMENQVGGQSLLSTIKIAVLPIAKVFTVCSLGLLMASKYVNILPANGRKLLNGLVFSLLLPCLIFSQLGQAITWEKMLEWWFIPANVFLGSISGSIIGYITASIVRPPYPYFKFTIVQIGIGNIGNVPLVLIAALCRDPSNPFGDSTTCSTNGTAYISFGQWVGAIILYTYVFNMLAPPPEGTFDIDEETLPIKSPSDGETLGQVPLLTHEDHEDQEEEEEQKNVEQVVEVNSNSSEKSKITELLMFFYEKLKLKQLLHPPIIASVLAMVLGAIPFLKKQIFESDGPFFFFTDSCTILGDAMIPCILLALGGNLINGPGSSKLGLRTTAAIIFSRLVLVPPVGLGIVTLADKLGFLPDGDKLFRFVLLLQHTMPTSVLAGAVANLRGCGREAAAVLFWVHIFAVFSMAGWIVLYLNILF, from the exons ATGGAGAGGATTTTGGCAGTGGTGGATATGGAGAATCAAGTCGGAGGGCAGTCGTTACTCAGTACCATCAAGATTGCAGTACTGCCCATAGCAAAGGTTTTTACAGTATGTTCTTTGGGTCTTCTTATGGCTTCCAAGTATGTTAACATCTTGCCGGCAAATGGAAGGAAGCTCTTGAATGGG CTCGTTTTCTCGCTTTTGCTTCCATGTTTGATATTCTCTCAACTCGGACAAGCGATCACTTGGGAGAAAATGCTCGAGTG GTGGTTTATTCCTGCGAATgtatttcttggtagcatatcAGGCTCAATCATAGGTTATATAACCGCATCCATCGTCCGTCCACCATACCCATACTTCAAGTTCACAATTGTACAAATTGGAATTG GAAATATTGGGAATGTGCCGCTTGTTCTGATTGCAGCTTTATGTAGAGACCCATCCAACCCTTTTGGTGACTCGACAACATGTAGCACAAATGGGACTGCCTATATTTCGTTTGGCCAGTGG GTTGGTGCAATCATCCTTTACACATATGTATTTAATATGTTGGCCCCCCCTCCGGAGGGCACCTTTGACATTGATGAGGAAACTCTCCCAATCAAGAGCCCTAGTGATGGAGAGACACTTGGACAAGTTCCTTTGCTTACACATGAAGACCATGAAgaccaagaagaagaggaagagcaaAAAAATGTAGAGCAAGTTGTAGAAGTCAACTCAAATTCTTCAGAGAAATCCAAG ATTACAGAATTGTTGATGTTTTTCTATGAGAAATTGAAGCTCAAACAACTTCTTCACCCCCCTATAATAGCTTCT GTCCTAGCCATGGTACTTGGAGCAATACCATTTTTAAAGAAACAGATCTTCGAATCTGATGgtccatttttcttcttcactgACAGCTGCACTATCCTTGG GGACGCCATGATTCCATGCATTCTTTTGGCATTAGGCGGCAACCTTATCAATG GCCCAGGAAGTTCCAAACTTGGTCTACGAACAACTGCTGCTATTATATTTTCACGGTTGGTCTTGGTCCCCCCGGTAGGACTTGGGATTGTAACATTGGCCGATAAGCTCGGTTTCCTCCCTGATGGTGATAAGTTGTTTCGTTTTGTCCTACTGCTCCAGCACACAATGCCAACATCTGTTCTTGCTG GTGCTGTTGCAAATTTAAGAGGCTGTGGAAGAGAGGCTGCTGCTGTCTTGTTCTGGGTTCATATATTTGCGGTGTTCTCCATGGCTGGGTGGATTGTTCTGTACCTCAACATACTCTTCTAA